From the genome of Clostridium sp. BNL1100, one region includes:
- a CDS encoding NUDIX hydrolase — MDGKRDENTNWCQSVGGIVLKGNEVLLVRHTYGAGKGKLIIPGGYVKINETPQEALCREVLEETTVVAKLSGLVGVRFNLKDWYAVFLMDYVEGTPNSDNRENSEALFMDINEAVKSPDVPDLTRVILKGVIENKDNAFENKPFVSREKHGEYSFYGI; from the coding sequence TTGGACGGAAAAAGAGATGAGAACACAAATTGGTGTCAATCCGTAGGAGGAATCGTACTAAAGGGAAATGAAGTACTCCTGGTTCGACATACATATGGAGCAGGTAAGGGAAAACTTATTATTCCCGGCGGATATGTTAAAATCAACGAAACACCCCAGGAAGCATTATGCAGAGAGGTTTTAGAGGAAACTACCGTTGTCGCAAAACTATCTGGGCTGGTAGGTGTACGTTTTAACTTAAAAGACTGGTACGCAGTGTTCCTGATGGATTATGTTGAAGGAACGCCAAATTCAGATAATAGAGAAAACAGCGAGGCTTTATTTATGGATATAAACGAGGCGGTAAAATCTCCTGATGTACCCGACTTGACAAGAGTAATCCTGAAAGGGGTTATAGAAAACAAAGATAATGCATTTGAAAATAAGCCTTTTGTTTCTCGTGAAAAACATGGAGAATACTCATTTTATGGGATTTAA